A region of the Longimicrobium sp. genome:
AGCGCCTCCAGCGCGTTGCCGAGCGCGACCTCGGTATCGGCCGCCAGGGCGCGCAGCGGGGTGATCCAGAGCACGCGCAGCCCCGGCGCCTTGCCGCCCTGCGGATGCTCCTCCATCCACTCCAGCAGCGGCCCCATCCACGCCGCGTACGTCTTTCCCGTGCCGGTGGCGGCGTGCACAAGCCCGCTCTCGCCATCGCGGTACGCATCCCACACCTCGCGCTGAAACCCGAACGGCGCCCATCCGCGCGACGCGAACCACGCCTCCACCCGTTCGAGCGCGGCGTCGCGTGCGGCCATCGGAGCGGCGGGTGCGGTGCGGGCCAAGATCCTGCCCCGGTGCGGGTGGATGCGACGGACCCCCGCCACACGAGGCAACGACCGCGCCCGCGCGAAATCCAGCCGTTCCGCGCGCTATCGCACCCGGGAAAACAGGCCGGCCGTCCACTGAACGTCCAGTGAACGGCCGCGGGGGTGCTGGTTTCTGCCGCGCGTCACGCGTCCAACACGCCGATGCTCACCAGCCATTCGTCACGATACCGGCGCTGCTCCTCCACCGTCGCCGGCAGCACGTCAGGCCCGGTGGCGAAAATATCCTGCAGCTCCGCTCCGCTTGAGTGGCGCCCTGGCGTGAGGCGGTAGGCGCGAAGTCCGGCCCCCATGTCACGCGCCATTCCGGATGGGTACACGTTTCGGCTCGCGCCGTAACAGAGCAGCCGCGTTCCGTCCTGCTCCAGCACCTCGCGAATGTGGCACAACGCTTCGAAGTAGTCGCTCGCCTCCGCATGGAGTGTCCGGCCCTGGTGCGTCAGGCTGAGCCTGCACGCGCCGTCGGCGGCGGCGAGCGACACTCGCGCCTCTTCCACGGTGCCGCCGGGGAGAAGCATCTGGATCGTGCGAGTTTGTTCGGCCATTTGCGGGTTCTGCTCACGGCGGGTGGCGGCGGGCCGGGCTCCTACGGCGCCTTCCGCGCCGCCACGCCGAACATCAGCGGCAGATCGGGGACGCCGGGGGGCGGATGGAAGCGGCGGTGCTCGTCGGCGCGCATGCCGGGGTGGAGCAGGCAGCCGTTGCTGTACGGCCACTCGCGCAGCGCCTCCAGGGTGAGCCCGGCGTCCAGCAGCGCCGTCACCACGTCGGAGATCCCCCAGGCGAACTCCCAGGTGGGGTGCGGGTTGCGGAAGTCCTGCACTCCCGGCTCGGCCCGCGCGCCGTGCAGCAGCCCCTCGCCCGAGGCGGCCACGTAGTCGCCGATCCCCTCTGGCTCATGGATCGGCGTGCCGTACGAACGGTACGGGTAGAGGGGCCGCAGGTCCCCGCCCTGCATCATGGCCGCGGGGTGGAACTCCACCAGCACGAACCTTCCTCCCGGGCGCAGCACCCCCGCGATCCCGCGCCCCCACGCCTCCAGGTCCGAGAGCCACCCCACCGCGCCGTACGACGAGAAGACCCGGTCGAAGGTGCGCCCCGCCTCTGCCGCCTCGCGCAACCAGTCGTACACGTCCGCGCGCTCGAACTCCGCCGCGATCCCGCTCGCCGCCGAAAGCTCGCGCGCGAAGCGGATCGCCTCGTCGCTGATGTCCACCCCCGTCGCGCGGGCGCCGCGGCGGGCCAGGGACAGCGTGTCCTGCCCCGCGTTGCACTGCAGGTGCAGCAGTTCCAATCCCTTCACATCGCCCAGCAGCTCCAGCTCCTCGGGAAAAAGGGTATCGCCGCCGGCGCGCAAGAACGCCGCCTGGTCGCCCTTGTGGCTGTTGTGCGCGGCCGTGGCGGCGTTCCAGGAAAGCCGGTTCTGCTCGTGGAGGTCGTGTCGCATCTGTACCCAGAAGAAGGATCGGCGAAGAGCCTCAACGCTCGACTCCCCGTTGGAGCTGGAGCGCCCGTTCGTATACGCGAGAGCAGAGGGCGTCCGCGTTGGGCGAGAAGGTGCCGTCGGTAAGACTGCCAATACCGCCGTAGCATTCGAGGATGCGCTGCAAGCCGTGCGTGTCGCTGTTGCGTAGCTCGCGCTCGGCTCGCGCGAGCTCATCGTTCAGCTCCAGGCTCACGTCGCCTCGTATAAGTTCCCGGAGCCTTGTCAGGTCCGCGATCAACGCGGGAACCTCCGGGTGGAGCGTCGCCGATCCAACGGGACTGCTGGCTGGCTGAACGTCGGGCACGATGCCGGGTTGGGCCGTGCGGCCGAGGACCGCCTCCACGACCAGGGAACCCAGGATAAAAGTGGTGCACCCCACCACGATAGCCTGGATAGCTCCAGCATTTGGGAACGGAGCCTCGGAGCCGAACTCGGCGGCATAATAGTATTCAGCGATCTCGTCGAGGACCCCCACGACCACCAGGGTTGACCAGAACGACCGCCAAACCGCGCTCAGGCGGCGCGTGAGCAGGGTCGTAACCCCCCCGAGCACCGCGGCCCACGCGAGGTAAGGCAGGCTCAGCGGGCGGACGGGCGCAGTGGCCACCCACGTCGCAACCCCCAGAAGGAGCAGCAGCCCAGCGACTTTGTTTGATCGGGGAATATGTTGAAGCATGTACCGGGACCCTCTCGACGTTTAGGGTCGATGAACCCTTCTTAGGAACCTCTACAGAGGGAACTGCAAGCCGCGGAGAACCCCTTCCGCTGTTCTTTTCGTTCCCTCTGCGTCTCTGTGTGAGGCTGTTCACCCCTCCAGCAGCCCGATGATCGTCTCCAGCGAATCCGCGTCCTCGGGCTTCTTGTCGGTGCGCCAGCGCAGAATGCGGGGGAAGCGCACCGCCACGCCGCTCTTGTGGCGCGGCGAGCGCTGGATTCCCTCAAAGGCCAGTTCGAACACCAGCTCCGGCTTCACCGTGCGCACCGGACCGAACTTCTGCAGCGAGTTGCGCCGCACCCACGCATCCACCTGGCGGATCTCGGCGTCGGTGAGGCCGCTGTACGCCTTGGCAAAGGGCACCAGCTCGCCCTCCTTCCACACCGCAAAGGTGTAGTCGGTGTAGAGCGATGCGCGCCGCCCGTGCCCCCGCTGCGCGTACACCATCACCGCGTCGAGGGTAAAGGGCTCCACCTTCCACTTCCACCAGTCGCCGCGGCGCCGGCCGGTGCGGTAGGGCGAGTCAAGGCGCTTCAGCATCAGCCCCTCCGAAGCGCGCTCGCGGGCGCCGCGGTACGCCTCGATCACCGCGTCCCAGTCGCCTGCCGGGACGATGGGGGAGAGCGGGATGCGGTCCGTGGCGCCGGTGGGGAGGGAGGCGATCAGCTCCTCCAGCCGCGCGCGACGCCAGCGCAGCGGCTCCTCGCGCACGTCGCGGCCGTCGATCTCCAGCAGGTCGTAGGCGAGGAGGACGACGGGGACCTCGGCCAGGATCTTGGGGCCCAGCACCTTGCGCCCGATGCGCCGCTGGAGCTGCGCAAAGGGGAGCGGGCCGCCCTCCTTCCACGGCAGGATCTCGCCGTCGAGCACGGTACCGTCGGGCAAGAGGCCGGCGGCGCGCGCCAGTTCGGGGAAGCGCTCCGTGATCAGCTCCTCGCCGCGCGACCAGAGGTACACGCTGCCGCGCCGGCGGATCATCTGCGCGCGGATGCCGTCCCACTTCCACTCCGCCTGCCACTCGCCGGCGTCGCCCAGCGATTCGGGGCCGCCGTCCAGCGCGTACGCAAGGTAGAAGGGGTAGGGGCGGCTGGCGTCGGCGTCGCTGGTGTCTGCGCCGAAGAGGCGGGTGTAGAAGCCGGGCGTGGGGTCCCAGGTGCCCATCAGTCGGTGCGCCACCGTGGGCTCGTCCACCCCGCCCACACGGGCCAGGGCGCGCACCACCAGGTTCTGCGACACGCCCACGCGAAAGGCGCCGGTGATCAGCTTGTTCCACACGTACGCCTCGGGGCCGCTGAGCTCGGCCCACGCGCCCCGCATCGCCGCGCGCTGGCCGGCCTCGTCCTCGTGGCGCATGGGGAGAAGGCGCTCCTCCACCCAGCGGTGCAGCGGCAGGTCCTCGCGCTCCTCGGATGGCGGCGGAAGGAGCAGGGTGATGGTCTCCGCCAGGTCGCCCACGGCCTCGTGGCACTCGGCGAACATCCACTCCGGCACGCCGCCCATCTCCATCGCCCACTCGGCCAGCCTGCGCGCGGGCACCAGCCGCTTGGGCCGCCTTCCGATCAGGAAGTGCACCGCCCACGCCGCGTCCTCCGGCGCCGCGGACGCGAAGTAGCGCGCCAGCGCGTCCACTTTTTCGCCGGTGCGCGTGGTTTCGTCCAGCTCGGCGTACAGCTCGGCGAACGCTCTCATCGCAGCGACCCTCCGCACGATCCACACCCGAAACAGCAATCTCACACAGAGACACGGAGGGAAACGGAGAGGACAGGAAAGGGTGCTGTATCTCCCTCCTGCCTTTCTTGCCGCTTCCCTCTGTGGCTCTGTGTGAGGCCCTTTGTCTGGATCTTCTACTGCACGATCAGGTCGCGCTTCAGCCAGATGTCATAGTTGTTGGCTCCGCCAACTACCTGATGACCCCAGGCCAGGATCACCTCCCCCGCCGTGGTCCCGAGGATCGCGTGAGGCTCCACGTCGGCAAGGTCCGCGTCGGTGGTCAGGGCGGTCGCGGCGCTCCAGGTGCGGCCGTCCGGGCTGGTGCGGTAGACGACGTTGTAGTGGGCCGTCCCCTGCGCGGTGACGTACGGCAGGAAGAAGCTCCCGTTCGGCATCACGATGGGCGCCGAGTCGTGGTTGTCGTCCGCCTGCGCGAGGGGCGTGGCGGCGGCGGTCCAGTTGTACGGATCGGCCGAAGTCTCCGCGAACAGGTCCATCTTGCCGTCGCTTCCGGCGGATTGGTACGTCACCAGGTACAGACCGTCGCTGGCGCGCTTGGCGATGCGGGGGAGCGCGGCCGCCGTCGTGGTGATGGCGGTCTTGCGGGTGTCCCACGTGGCGCCGCCGTCGGTGGAGCGCGCGATGTAGGCGGCGCCGTTCAGGCGGTGGTACGTCATTGTCAGTGAGCCGTCCGGCTCCACGATCACCGCAGGATTGATCTCGCCGCCAGTGTTCCACCCGAGCCCAATGCGCCCGCGTGCCGTCCACGTTGCCCCGTCCGGCGAGGTGGAGCGGTGGATGCGGTTGCCGCCCTTGTTCCCCTCGTTGTATAGGTAGAAGAGCGCGAACCCGCCCGTCGCCAGCTCCACCAGCGCGGGATGGCGCTCGCTGTTCGTGGCCGCCACAATCGCGCGCGGCACACTCCACGTGGCGCCCTCGTCCGCGGAGTTGCTGATGAACAGGTCGCCCGAGTTGCTGGAGTTGAGGCGCTCGATCACCATCATCAGCGTCCCCGCCCGCGTACGGATCAGCGACGGCTGGTAGTCGGTCTCGGGCCCGGCGTACACGGCGCCCGTCTCCGTGGCCGAGATCACCCGCTGCCCCGTCGCGGGAACGGTAAATCCGGTCGAATCAGCCGTGCAGGCGGCCAGGGCAAGCACAACGAGGCCCAGCGTGGGCTTGTGGATGCGAACCATGTGGAAGAGCTCCGGCGGAGAAGGAGAGGAAGCGAACGGCCCAGTACGAGGAAGGATCTGGAGACCGTGCCGCAGACGCCTAAATTTTATCTAAACGCCTGCGGTAAAACAAGTTGTGCCTTCCTCAACATCTCAGCCATTCCCCCGCGCACTAACGCACTACCGCACTCACGCACTTTCTTGCTGCTCCACCTCAGCCCCCTCTTCCGCCGGCGCGTCCACAGCCACATCGTCGCTCCCGCCCTCCCAGCGGCTGGCGACGGCCAGCGCCTGGATGCCGTGCTCGCGCAGCCACCGAACGACTGGCTCGCGATAGCCGTGCGTGACCCAGACGCACTCGGCGCCGGTCGCCTCGATGGAGGAGAGCAGCGATGGCCAGTCGACGTGGTCGGAGAGGACGAAGCCTCGGTCCACGCCCCGACGCCGGCGCGCGCCGCGGATGCTCATCCACCCCGACGCGAACGCCGCCGACACGGGGCCGAAGCGGCGCATCCACGGCGTCCCGTTCGCCGAGGGCGGGGCGATGACCAGGGCGCGGCTCCAATCGAAGCCCTTGGGCGCGCCCATCGGGTTGTCGGCGGGGGGAAGGGGGATGCCGCCGTCGCGGTAGTCCTGGTTCAGCTTCAGCGCCGCGCCGTGCGCGAAGATGGGGCCGATGGACGGATCGACACCGGCCAGCATCCGCTGCGCCTTGCCCAGCCCATAGCCGAAGAGGAGCGACGCGCGCCCCGCCTCCTGGTTGCCGCGCCACCACGCATCGATCTGCGCGAAGACCTCCGCCTGCGGCCGCCAGCGGTAGATGGGGAGGCCAAAGGTGCTCTCGGTGACGAAGGTGTGGCAGCGCACCGGCTCGAATGGCGTACAGGTGGGGTCCGGCTCCGTCTTGTAGTCGCCCGACACGACCCAAACCTCTCCGCCGCGCTCCACCCTCACCTGCGCCGAGCCCAGGATGTGCCCCGCGGGGTGCAGCGACACCTTCACCCCGCGCACGTCTCTCACCTCGCCCCACTCCAGCGTGTCAATGCGGGCATCGGCGCCCAGGCGCGTCCTCATCACCCGCTCCCCCTCGCGCGAGCCCAGATAGCGCCGGCACCCCCATCGCGCGTGGTCGCCGTGCGCGTGCGTGATCACCGCCCGGTCCACCGGTAGCCAGGGGTCGATGAAGAAGTCACCTGCTTCGCAGTACATCCCCCGGTCAGTAACGCGCAGCAGCATGGGCGTGGTGGCGAGAGTGGCGGCACAGGCGCAAGCGGCCTCCCATGGCGCACGACGCGGGCCGAACCGCACTCAAAAACGCGGGCACGGAGAGATGCTCTTCTCCGTGCCGCTGTCTTCGTCCGTGATCGCCCCTGTGCGGATGCGCGGTTCGGTCATTGCGAAGCGCCCCGATCCCTACACAAACATTCGACGAGGGATCGGAAGATGACGGCAGCAAGCAGAGCGGAGCGCTTCGTGGACGCGCTGTACGCGCTCGAAGACGGGCGGGACGTGGAGCCGCTGGTCACGCTCCATGGCGACGACGCGGACATCTCCAACCCGCTGGCGCCGCACCGGCACACGGGGCCGGAGGGTGCGCGCGAGTTCTGGGAATCGTACCGCGGGACGTTCGACAGCGTGCGCTCCGAATTCCATCACACCGAAGACGCCGGCGACGCGTCGTTCCTGGAGTGGACCAGCACCGGGCGCACTACGCAGGGGCGCGACTTCAGCTACCGCGGTGTCAGCGTGGTCGAATGGAGCGGCGACCGCATCCGCGCGTTTCGCACCTACTTCGACCCGCGCCACCTCAGCCAGCAGATCGCCCCGGCGGCGTAGGACGCCGGGGCTTCACTTCGTCCACACCACGATGCTCCCGCAGCCGCTGAGGGCGTCCTGGAACTGCGGGGGCACCTGGCTCTCGGCGTACACCTCGATCGCCGCGATCTCCTGGGGCTGCACGAGCGAATCCAGGTCGGTGCCGGTCAGGTTCCTCATCATGAGTCCGTTGAAATACAACGTCGGCGCGCACGCATCGCCGAACGCGTTGCGCATCAGGAGGGATTCGCCGCCATCCACACCGCGGATGCTCGAGACGCCCGGCATGTTCTTGAACAGGTCCGAAGTTTCCACCAGCAGCCGCCTCTGCAGGTCGTCCGCGGTAAAGAAGCGCCCCGTCCCCCAGGAGCGCCGCCGCTCGTCGAAGCCGGCGCGGGCGGCCTTCCCCCCGGACCGCGCCGTGACCCGGACCGTGTCCAGCATCGCCGCGAGCCTCGACAGCGCCACGCGCACGGGGCGCGCGCCATCCGCGATGTCCACCACGCGGAGCACGGGGTAGTAGCCGGGCGCGCGCACCTCCAGCATCCGCGTCCCCGAGGGGGCGCCGGTCAGCGTCCACTCACCGTTGGCGTTCGCGCGCGTGGGCACGCCGTTCACCACGCTCACCTGTGCGCCCGGCAGCGGCCGCCCCCCATCCGTGGTCACCACCGTGCCGGTCAGCCGGCCCGGCCCCGTGCGCGTGCGGGGGAGCGGCGGCACCGTGTCGCCCGCCGCGCGGGCGGTGTCGGCGCGCGCGGCCATCCGCGCCTCGCCCAGGAACAGGTCGCGCCGCAGGAACCCCGACCCGGGGACCTCCGCGTCGATGCGGTCGGTGCCCTCGCCGCCGCGGCTCACCACCAGCATCACCGTGCCGGGCGTGGGCACGTCGCAGAGCAGGAATCCTCCGTTGGCCCCGGTGGTCGCCGTGCGCCTCGCCGTCTGCCGCGACATCCCCCCGGTGCCGATGGAGAGCTCCATCCACTCGCCGACCACGGTGGCGCCCGGCACCGGCGCCCCGCCCTCCGCCGCCCGCACGAACCCCATCACCATCCCCCCCGTGCTCCCCTCCGCGCCGCAGAACGCGCTCCTGAGCCGCGCCGGCGCCGGAATGGCGAGGTCCGCGCGCACCTCCCCCTGCCCCGCCACCTGCACCTGGCGGGCGATCGGCTCCAGCCCCAGCGAGTCCAGCACCGGGTGCAGGAAGCCCAGCGCGTATCTCCCCGCCGGCACCCCCGCGAACGAGAACCTCCCCGCCGCGTCCGTCGTGGCCGTCCGCGCATTCGGCGCCGCCACCCCGGTCTGCACCAGCTGCACCGTGGCCTCCGCCAGCGGCGCCCCCGCCACGCTGTCGGTCACCACCCCCCGGATCGTGGCGCCGGTAGTTGCGGCCGTCTGTTGAGCGGCCAGAGGCTTAGCGCACAGCAGCCCGAGCACGGGCGCCAGGTAACGGAAAATTCGCATGGGGAGGCGGCGGGTTCGGCGGGGTGGGCGGGCAAGCAGTTCCTATTCTGGGGCCGTGGAGGTGAGGTGGCAATGACGTTGAGCTCTGCGGCGGCGGGGCGCTCCACGAACGGCACACCTCGTCCTTGCCGCAATTGAGGCGAGCAGCCCGAGGCCGGCTGGCCGATACGGCTGCACGTTCGTCGCGCGCGGCGCACCACCCGCCGCACCGGACCGCCGTTTCACCGCGCCCCTGCCGCATCTCCGCGGGAGAGCTCTCAGCTTGTGCGACGCCGGCCGCTCCACGGCCTGACGCGTCCACATCCAGAGAGGCTCACCCGCATGCCCCTCCCCGTCTCGTCTCGCCCCGTCCTGGCCACCGCGCTCCTCGCGCTGGCCTCCGCCGCCCCGGCCGCTGCCCAGCAGACAGTGACTGCGATGCCAGCGGTGGCCGCCGCGCGAAGCTCTCCGGTTCGCGTCGACGGCCGGCTGGATGATACGGCCTGGAGCGCGGCGCAGCCGGTCTCAGCGTTCGTGCAGGCCGAGCCGTTGGAAGGTGCAGCCGTGCAACAGCCCACGGAGGTGCGCGTCCTGTTCGACGAGGAGGCGATCTACATCGGTGCGCGCATGCACGACTCCACTCCCGGCTCCATCGCGCGGCAGCTCGTCCGCCGCGACGAGTCGGGGCAGTACGACTACTTCGAGGTGTCACTCGATCCCAGCATGAACCGGCGGACAGGCTACCGCTTCCGCGTCTCCGCGGCCGGTGTGCAGGTGGACGACTACCTGTTCAACGACGTGAACGAAGACCGCGCCTGGGACGCGGTGTGGGAGTCGGACGTGCAGATCGACGCGCAGGGGTGGACGGCGGAGATCCGCATCCCGCTGTCCCAGGTGCGCTTCCATCCCTCCGCCAGCCCGCAGGAGTGGGGGATCAACTTCGGAAGGCGGCGGCTGTCGAGCAACGAGCTGAGCTTCTTCGCGCTGGAGTCGCGCCGCGCGCATGGCCGCGTCAGCGTCTTCCGGACCGTCACCGGGCTCCTCCTCCCGCGGTCGGTCCGCAGGCTGGAGGCACGGCCCTATCTGCTGGCGCGCGGCCTCGCCGGGCCCGCGGAGGCGGGGAACCCGTTCTTCGACGGTCGTGAGCAGCGCGCCGGCGCGGGGCTCGACCTTCGCTACGGCATCGGCCCCAGCTTCACGCTCGACGCAACCTTCAACCCCGACTTCGGCCAGGTGGAGGTGGACCCGGCTGTCATCAACCTTTCCGCGGCCGAGACGATCTACCCGGAGCAGCGGCCATTCTTCGTGGAGGACGCCCGCATCTTCGACTTCGGCATCTCCGCCGGCAGCCTCTTCTACAGCCGCCGGATTGGCCGGCAGCCGCAGAAGCCCTCCCTGTCGGGCGCGACCCACGTCGACGTGGCCGACGAGACCTCCATCCTGGGTGCCGCGAAGCTGACCGGGCGCACCAACGGCGGACTCTCCGTGGGGATGCTGGCGGCGGTCACGGGACGCGAGGACGCCAGCGCGTACTTCGCGGGTCGCGACAGCGTGGCGGGCTTCGTGGCCGAGCCTCGCTCCGGCTTCGGCGTCCTCCGGGCACGGCAGGAGCTCCTGGGTGGCAGGACGCTGCTGGGCGCGATCGCCACGGCGGCGCACCGCGAGCTCCCCTCCGACGGCTCCTTCGACTTCCTCCCGTCTCTGGCGACGACGGCCGGCGTCGACTTCGAGCACAGCTGGAGCAGCCGCGCATGGGCGCTGTCGGGCTTCCTTGCCGGGACGCACGTGCGTGGCTCGCGGGAGGCGATAACCCGGCTGCAGCGGTCGCTCAACCACTACTTCCAGCGGCCGGATGCGTACCGCCTGGGCGTCGACTCGTCGGCCACCTCCATGACGGGGGCCGAGTGGCGCCTGCAGCTGGCCCGCCGCAGCGGCCGCTGGACCGGCGCGGTCCACGCGGCAGAGCGCACGCAGGGGTTCGACGCCAACGATCTCGGCCAGTTCCGCTACGGCGAGCGCTTCGACGTGGGAGCAAACCTCTCCTACCAGGAGATCAAGCCCGGGGCGCTGTTCCGGAACTACCGCGTAACCGGCACCACCTTTCACAACTTTCGCCACGAGGTGCTTCGGGACCCGGCCTCCTGGAGCTCGTGGGGGGATGCGCACAAGCGCGGTGTCTTCGCGGGGATTTTTGAAGGCACGTTCCTCAACTACTGGGGGATCAGCCTCACCTCCCAGTACGATCCGGAGAACTACGACGACGAGATGACCCGCGGAGGGCCGCTGATGCTCGATCCCGCGGCCGTGGCCGTCGGTCTTCGGGTCAGCACGGACCGCCGGGAGAAGCTCAGCTTCGAGCCCTCGTTCAGCATGGACAACAACGGTGCCCTCGGCTGGGGCTGGCGGGGCGCGACGCGGGTCTCGTACCGGCCATCGTCCCGGGTGCAGATCGAGGCGGAACCGGCTTACCAGGCGCAGCCCGACGCCGCGCAGTACGTGGCCACCACGGGTGACGTGGGGTACGCGCCGACCTACGGGCGCCGTTACCTGTTCGGGGAGCTGGACCGCCGCACCTTTACGCTGGCCACCCGGCTCAACCTCACCTTTTCGCGAGAGCTGACGCTGCAGTTGTTCGCCCAGCCGCTGCTGTCGGTCGGCGACTTCACCACGTACAAGCAGCTCGCCGGGGCCAGGACGTTCGAGTTCGACCGCTTCGAGGAGGGCACCACCGTGTCCGATACGACGGGCGCGTCGTGCGTGAACGGGCGCACCTGCCTCAGCGGCAATCGGCGCCTGGCGGACTTCGATGCGGACGGACGGGTGGACTTCACCTTCCAGGAGCAGGACTTCCGAATCCGCTCGCTGCGCGGCAACGCCGTTCTGCGCTGGGAGTATCGCCCCGGATCGACGCTCTTCCTGGTCTGGCAGCAGCGCCGCGCCTTCCGGGACCTGGAGGCCGCGAACTTCGACGTGGGAGGCGAGGCGGCGGACCTCTTCCGCGACCGTTCCACCAACATCTTCGTCATCAAGGCGAACTACTGGCTGTCACTGTAGCTTCCGGCTCCGCTCGGGGAAACGATCGCGAAGCGCCGAAAGAGCCCCCCTCCGCCGCATCGGAGGAGGGCTCTTCGATCATCGGAACACGAGCGGTTTCGGTTGCCGAAGCGACAGGGGAATGAAGATCGTCTCATCGAGCTGGCACACTTCCCTGCCTCGCGCTGATGAGGCGGAAAACCGCTTCGAGTGCAGGATCTTCGCCCGCGAAGTAGGCTCTGGCAGTGAGCTGCACTGGCACCTCGGGGCTCATTTCGCGCCGGCGGTCTGCGGGGGTGCTGAGTTGCCATTTGAGCGCAGTGACCCGCCCCCGCACGCGGCTGTAGGGTAGAAGCACACCGGTGGCATCACCATACAGATTACAGCACTCGCTGCTCGCCTCGCCGACGAAGATCGGATCGGCCAGCCGCTCGAGATCGGTGATCAGGTTCCCCGCCGCCGAATAGGTTTGCCGGCCGATCAGCACGTACATCTGATTGCCGGATTTCCGACTGAACGCCACCAGCGTCCGCAACAGCTGTGGATAGGACTGGGTAGTGCCTCCCCCATTGTGACGCAGATCCAGGATCAGGTTCTTGGGGGCACTCTCTTCCAGCACTGACCAGAGTCGCTCTCCGAATTGCGGCAGAGTTTCGTCCTGATCAGGCTGCAGCCCATTTACCTGGACATACAGAGCCTCCCGTTCGGGTAGCAACTGCTCCCAATGCTTCTGCTGGATCTTTCCAAGAAAAAGCGGCGCGGGTACGCGGGGAGGAGCCGGAAGTGTGCCGCCGAAATTGCGACTGGGCGTCGTCGGCAGGTTCAGAGTCTGCGCTGCGCCGTTCTGCCCCTGGATTCGGACGGCAACACTGTCGGCGGTTCTAATCGCCCCGATGCCTTTCAGGATAAAGGTCGCAACCAGCCGGCCTACCGACGTCAGGTGCTCCATATCGCCGTCGATGCTGGTCGCCTGATTGACCCGCCGCAGAGCTTCTTCGGCCGAAAGCGAGCCAATCGACACGACGCGCGACCCGATGTGGTGCTTGAAGCCGTCGTCTGCATCAACAATGTGGATCCCTTCGGGAAAAGCGTAAAGGCGGACCGGTAGCAGTCTGGTGGGGGTGCGTGCGTCGTCGCCGGCAAAGAGCGTCGTGTGGCCTTGATGAAGAATCGCCAGCATCCGGCCCATGCCGATGAATATCTCCTCGTCAGACAGGCGGGGCACGCTTCGCTTCAGCTCCGCATAACGGCGTTCGAACTCGGCGGGGAATGGCCTCTGTCGATAATCCGGGTTGACCCGTTTAACCTCGGTGTAGAGGTGCTCGATGTCACGGACCCAGCCTTCGTCTCTGCTCCAGCCACTCGCGTCCCTCCGCC
Encoded here:
- a CDS encoding ligase-associated DNA damage response exonuclease, whose amino-acid sequence is MLLRVTDRGMYCEAGDFFIDPWLPVDRAVITHAHGDHARWGCRRYLGSREGERVMRTRLGADARIDTLEWGEVRDVRGVKVSLHPAGHILGSAQVRVERGGEVWVVSGDYKTEPDPTCTPFEPVRCHTFVTESTFGLPIYRWRPQAEVFAQIDAWWRGNQEAGRASLLFGYGLGKAQRMLAGVDPSIGPIFAHGAALKLNQDYRDGGIPLPPADNPMGAPKGFDWSRALVIAPPSANGTPWMRRFGPVSAAFASGWMSIRGARRRRGVDRGFVLSDHVDWPSLLSSIEATGAECVWVTHGYREPVVRWLREHGIQALAVASRWEGGSDDVAVDAPAEEGAEVEQQESA
- a CDS encoding nuclear transport factor 2 family protein, whose protein sequence is MTAASRAERFVDALYALEDGRDVEPLVTLHGDDADISNPLAPHRHTGPEGAREFWESYRGTFDSVRSEFHHTEDAGDASFLEWTSTGRTTQGRDFSYRGVSVVEWSGDRIRAFRTYFDPRHLSQQIAPAA
- a CDS encoding class I SAM-dependent methyltransferase — its product is MRHDLHEQNRLSWNAATAAHNSHKGDQAAFLRAGGDTLFPEELELLGDVKGLELLHLQCNAGQDTLSLARRGARATGVDISDEAIRFARELSAASGIAAEFERADVYDWLREAAEAGRTFDRVFSSYGAVGWLSDLEAWGRGIAGVLRPGGRFVLVEFHPAAMMQGGDLRPLYPYRSYGTPIHEPEGIGDYVAASGEGLLHGARAEPGVQDFRNPHPTWEFAWGISDVVTALLDAGLTLEALREWPYSNGCLLHPGMRADEHRRFHPPPGVPDLPLMFGVAARKAP
- a CDS encoding ATP-dependent DNA ligase, which translates into the protein MRAFAELYAELDETTRTGEKVDALARYFASAAPEDAAWAVHFLIGRRPKRLVPARRLAEWAMEMGGVPEWMFAECHEAVGDLAETITLLLPPPSEEREDLPLHRWVEERLLPMRHEDEAGQRAAMRGAWAELSGPEAYVWNKLITGAFRVGVSQNLVVRALARVGGVDEPTVAHRLMGTWDPTPGFYTRLFGADTSDADASRPYPFYLAYALDGGPESLGDAGEWQAEWKWDGIRAQMIRRRGSVYLWSRGEELITERFPELARAAGLLPDGTVLDGEILPWKEGGPLPFAQLQRRIGRKVLGPKILAEVPVVLLAYDLLEIDGRDVREEPLRWRRARLEELIASLPTGATDRIPLSPIVPAGDWDAVIEAYRGARERASEGLMLKRLDSPYRTGRRRGDWWKWKVEPFTLDAVMVYAQRGHGRRASLYTDYTFAVWKEGELVPFAKAYSGLTDAEIRQVDAWVRRNSLQKFGPVRTVKPELVFELAFEGIQRSPRHKSGVAVRFPRILRWRTDKKPEDADSLETIIGLLEG
- a CDS encoding carboxypeptidase regulatory-like domain-containing protein — translated: MRIFRYLAPVLGLLCAKPLAAQQTAATTGATIRGVVTDSVAGAPLAEATVQLVQTGVAAPNARTATTDAAGRFSFAGVPAGRYALGFLHPVLDSLGLEPIARQVQVAGQGEVRADLAIPAPARLRSAFCGAEGSTGGMVMGFVRAAEGGAPVPGATVVGEWMELSIGTGGMSRQTARRTATTGANGGFLLCDVPTPGTVMLVVSRGGEGTDRIDAEVPGSGFLRRDLFLGEARMAARADTARAAGDTVPPLPRTRTGPGRLTGTVVTTDGGRPLPGAQVSVVNGVPTRANANGEWTLTGAPSGTRMLEVRAPGYYPVLRVVDIADGARPVRVALSRLAAMLDTVRVTARSGGKAARAGFDERRRSWGTGRFFTADDLQRRLLVETSDLFKNMPGVSSIRGVDGGESLLMRNAFGDACAPTLYFNGLMMRNLTGTDLDSLVQPQEIAAIEVYAESQVPPQFQDALSGCGSIVVWTK
- a CDS encoding sialidase family protein, translated to MVRIHKPTLGLVVLALAACTADSTGFTVPATGQRVISATETGAVYAGPETDYQPSLIRTRAGTLMMVIERLNSSNSGDLFISNSADEGATWSVPRAIVAATNSERHPALVELATGGFALFYLYNEGNKGGNRIHRSTSPDGATWTARGRIGLGWNTGGEINPAVIVEPDGSLTMTYHRLNGAAYIARSTDGGATWDTRKTAITTTAAALPRIAKRASDGLYLVTYQSAGSDGKMDLFAETSADPYNWTAAATPLAQADDNHDSAPIVMPNGSFFLPYVTAQGTAHYNVVYRTSPDGRTWSAATALTTDADLADVEPHAILGTTAGEVILAWGHQVVGGANNYDIWLKRDLIVQ